In the genome of Micrococcales bacterium, one region contains:
- a CDS encoding lycopene cyclase domain-containing protein, with product MTYTQIAMCAVAAAVLLDLGLRTRLVGRRVFWVSYAIILFFQLLSNGVLTASGTVHYDGAVIVGSSSPEDGLPPFLGDGRIAFAPAEDLLFGFAMVLWSQVLWIYWGRRGVQREPVSGPPVWERPRSTGP from the coding sequence ATGACCTACACGCAGATCGCCATGTGCGCGGTCGCTGCGGCGGTTCTCCTCGATCTCGGGTTGCGCACCCGGCTTGTCGGCCGGCGGGTCTTCTGGGTCTCCTACGCGATCATCCTGTTCTTCCAGTTGCTGTCCAACGGCGTGCTCACCGCCAGCGGCACCGTGCACTACGACGGTGCCGTCATCGTGGGCTCCTCGAGTCCGGAGGACGGCCTGCCGCCGTTCCTCGGCGACGGCAGGATCGCCTTCGCGCCGGCTGAGGATCTGCTGTTCGGCTTCGCCATGGTCCTGTGGTCGCAGGTGCTGTGGATCTACTGGGGCCGTCGGGGCGTGCAGCGGGAACCGGTGTCAGGCCCACCTGTCTGGGAACGTCCCCGCTCAACGGGCCCGTAA
- a CDS encoding glycoside hydrolase family 2, with product MPTRRPLLTVWGEALDPDHPLPEYPRPQLRRDSYLNLNGRWDHAFRISAREPSTWDGPIVVPFSPEAPLSGVGRQLQPAEFLHYRRTFDLPERFVRDRVLLHFGAVDQFCRVRVNGVDVGAHGGGYLPFTLDITEALKPGSNTLHVVVTDPSDTGTGARGKQKLQPGGIWYTAQSGIWQTVWLESVPAGHVTDVHLEPDLTGFTITVAATVTTSVDVSVLSGGVPVSTASGRTGSRLRIDIPQPRLWSPEDPHLYDVEIHCGDDEVRSYVGLRTTTVGPDASGVPQLLLNGRPYLHAGVLDQGYWSDGLYTAASDDALVFDIETMKDMGFTMMRKHIKIEPQRWYYHCDRLGMLVWQDMVNGGGPYRRGVVQVPAVTPLRLKDSHYRVFSRQDAAGRDQWLVETDQTVALLRNHPSVVVWVPFNEGWGQFDATLVAERVRALDPSRPVDHASGWHDQDGGDFHSLHVYFRAFRVPRRRDPRALALSEYGGYSLHLAEHSPTDTEFGYRRYTSAASLAEAFRLLHTDQILPAVTQGLTATVYTQVSDVEDETNGLLTYDRRVVKIPVEQVRSVIGQLRL from the coding sequence ATGCCGACCCGGCGGCCACTGCTGACCGTCTGGGGGGAGGCGCTGGATCCCGACCACCCGCTGCCCGAGTACCCACGACCACAATTACGACGCGACTCCTACCTGAACCTCAACGGCCGCTGGGACCACGCCTTCCGCATCTCCGCGCGGGAGCCCTCGACGTGGGACGGACCCATCGTCGTGCCGTTCTCCCCGGAGGCACCCCTGTCCGGGGTCGGCCGACAACTGCAGCCCGCGGAGTTCCTGCACTACCGGCGTACGTTCGACCTGCCGGAGAGGTTCGTGCGCGACCGCGTGCTGCTGCACTTCGGCGCTGTCGACCAGTTCTGCCGGGTACGCGTCAACGGTGTCGACGTCGGCGCACACGGGGGCGGCTACCTACCGTTCACGCTCGACATCACCGAGGCGCTGAAGCCGGGGAGCAACACCCTGCACGTCGTGGTCACCGATCCCAGCGACACCGGGACCGGGGCGCGCGGCAAGCAGAAACTGCAGCCGGGCGGCATCTGGTACACCGCACAGTCGGGGATCTGGCAGACCGTGTGGCTGGAGTCCGTGCCCGCCGGCCACGTCACAGACGTCCACCTCGAGCCGGACCTCACCGGGTTCACGATCACGGTGGCCGCCACGGTCACCACCTCCGTGGACGTCAGCGTGCTGAGCGGCGGCGTCCCCGTGAGCACCGCGTCAGGTCGGACCGGCTCGCGACTGCGCATCGACATCCCGCAACCGCGCCTGTGGTCACCTGAGGACCCGCACCTCTACGACGTGGAGATCCACTGTGGCGACGACGAGGTTCGCAGCTACGTCGGGCTGCGGACGACCACCGTGGGACCGGATGCGTCCGGCGTGCCGCAACTGCTGCTCAACGGCCGGCCCTACCTGCATGCTGGCGTGCTCGATCAGGGCTACTGGTCCGACGGCCTGTACACCGCCGCCTCCGACGACGCCCTCGTGTTCGACATCGAAACCATGAAGGACATGGGGTTCACGATGATGCGCAAGCACATCAAGATCGAGCCCCAGCGCTGGTACTACCACTGCGATCGCCTGGGCATGCTGGTGTGGCAGGACATGGTCAACGGCGGCGGGCCGTACCGGCGGGGCGTGGTGCAGGTACCGGCCGTCACGCCGCTGCGCCTCAAAGACAGCCACTACCGGGTCTTCTCTCGCCAGGACGCGGCCGGCCGTGACCAGTGGCTTGTCGAGACCGACCAGACCGTCGCCCTGCTGCGCAACCACCCGAGCGTGGTCGTATGGGTGCCCTTCAACGAGGGCTGGGGGCAGTTCGACGCCACCCTGGTGGCCGAGCGCGTCCGCGCCCTCGACCCCAGCCGGCCGGTGGACCATGCCAGCGGCTGGCACGACCAGGATGGCGGGGACTTCCACAGCCTGCACGTCTACTTCCGGGCCTTCCGGGTGCCCCGGCGCCGCGACCCGCGGGCGCTGGCGCTCAGCGAGTACGGCGGATACAGCCTGCACCTGGCAGAGCACTCCCCCACCGACACCGAGTTCGGATACCGGCGCTATACATCGGCGGCGTCACTGGCCGAGGCATTCCGTCTGCTGCACACCGACCAGATCCTCCCCGCCGTCACTCAGGGCTTGACGGCCACCGTGTACACCCAGGTCAGCGACGTCGAGGACGAGACCAACGGGCTGCTGACCTACGACCGCCGGGTGGTGAAGATCCCGGTCGAGCAGGTGCGGTCGGTGATCGGGCAACTGCGGCTGTGA
- the metF gene encoding methylenetetrahydrofolate reductase [NAD(P)H] has translation MPAIRSSVRERIDAGGTSFSFEFFPPKTEAGTALLWDAIRRLEPLHPDLVSVTYGAGGSTRDRTVAITQQIAHETTLTPMGHLTCVGSTVAELRAVIASYAAAGVHHVLALRGDPPGGPEAHWVSTPGGLEHADELVGLISRLGDFSIGVAAFPDVHPSSPSLAADVTVLKSKQDRGADFAMTQFFFDPDSYFRLVDAAQATGVTMPIIPGIMPVTNVRQLQRFAQLSGTPLPAPMIEQFERVADDPQAVVDLGVEHASHLCSQLLAGGAPGLHFYTLNRSTATLRVYRDLGLTV, from the coding sequence ATGCCCGCCATCCGTTCGTCCGTGCGCGAGCGCATCGACGCCGGCGGCACGTCCTTCTCGTTCGAGTTCTTCCCGCCGAAGACCGAGGCCGGCACCGCGCTGCTGTGGGACGCCATCCGTCGGCTGGAACCGCTGCACCCGGATCTGGTGTCCGTGACGTACGGCGCCGGCGGTTCGACGCGGGACCGCACCGTGGCGATCACCCAGCAAATAGCCCACGAGACCACGCTGACCCCGATGGGTCACCTGACGTGCGTGGGGTCGACGGTGGCCGAACTGCGGGCGGTCATCGCTTCCTACGCGGCCGCGGGGGTCCATCACGTGCTGGCCCTGCGCGGGGATCCCCCGGGGGGCCCCGAGGCGCACTGGGTGTCCACTCCGGGCGGGCTGGAACACGCCGACGAACTCGTCGGGCTGATCTCCCGGCTCGGCGACTTCAGCATCGGGGTGGCGGCGTTCCCGGACGTGCACCCGTCCTCACCGTCGCTGGCGGCCGATGTCACGGTTCTGAAGTCCAAGCAGGATCGCGGCGCGGATTTTGCGATGACCCAGTTCTTCTTCGACCCGGACTCCTACTTCCGGCTGGTGGACGCGGCCCAAGCCACGGGCGTGACCATGCCGATCATCCCGGGCATCATGCCCGTGACCAATGTCCGGCAACTGCAGCGGTTCGCGCAGTTGTCCGGCACCCCACTGCCGGCGCCCATGATCGAGCAGTTCGAGCGCGTCGCCGATGACCCGCAGGCTGTGGTGGACCTCGGTGTCGAGCACGCCTCGCACCTGTGTTCCCAACTCCTGGCCGGCGGTGCCCCGGGTCTGCATTTCTACACGCTGAACCGTTCGACAGCCACGTTGCGGGTCTACCGCGACCTAGGGTTGACGGTGTGA
- a CDS encoding carotenoid biosynthesis protein, protein MVTRAVAGQRFLTVPVALTAAAILAQISWILVPAGNRQATTTAVVVLFTAASLTHAMQQNGWSWTWRFATISGAFGLGIELLGHTTDVPFGPYYYSPDLQPQILGVPLIVPLAWIMMAYPCLVLARSVSRRWTVPWPPPA, encoded by the coding sequence GTGGTGACCCGGGCCGTGGCCGGGCAGCGGTTCCTGACCGTACCTGTGGCCCTGACGGCCGCGGCGATCCTCGCGCAGATCTCCTGGATCCTGGTACCCGCCGGCAACCGGCAGGCCACCACCACCGCAGTCGTGGTGCTGTTCACCGCAGCCAGCCTCACCCACGCCATGCAGCAGAACGGCTGGAGTTGGACCTGGCGGTTCGCGACGATCTCCGGCGCATTCGGCCTGGGCATCGAACTCCTCGGGCACACCACCGACGTACCGTTCGGCCCCTACTACTACTCCCCCGATCTGCAGCCGCAGATCCTCGGCGTGCCACTCATCGTCCCCTTGGCCTGGATCATGATGGCCTACCCGTGCCTGGTCCTCGCCCGGTCGGTGAGCCGGCGCTGGACAGTCCCCTGGCCGCCGCCGGCCTGA
- a CDS encoding glycosyltransferase: MKVLRSAVAMAAAGAAAATALSLVNLRHLRRPGQAPLPGRISVLVPARDEAGRIGPTLRSLQALEGVHEILVLDDDSSDATADVVAAAGLDVIHGDGGPPRGWLGKPWACQRLAQASHGDILVFLDADVQLRPDAARAAAGLLADVDLVCPYPHQQVNSPLQVLVQPLLQWSWLSFLPLRLAERSSHPLLSAGNGQFLVVRRDAYFAAGGHAAVRDQVLEDLALVRRFKATGHTVAMADGTDLADCRMYADDRELIEGYTKSLHDAFGPATVVLLAALYVAPPVVALLTRDRLTRWLGLAGYGAAVMGRVAVARRMRQPVWACVLHPLSILALIGIRERSVQAHRRGTITWRGRSISAG; encoded by the coding sequence ATGAAGGTGCTGCGGAGCGCGGTCGCGATGGCTGCCGCGGGTGCCGCTGCGGCCACGGCCCTGAGTCTGGTCAACCTGCGCCACTTGCGACGACCGGGGCAGGCGCCCTTGCCGGGCCGGATCAGTGTCCTGGTCCCGGCGCGCGACGAGGCCGGGCGCATCGGACCCACGTTGCGTAGCCTGCAGGCCCTCGAGGGGGTCCACGAGATCCTCGTCCTCGATGACGACTCCAGCGACGCCACCGCGGACGTGGTGGCGGCCGCCGGGCTGGATGTCATCCACGGCGACGGCGGACCACCACGGGGCTGGCTGGGCAAACCGTGGGCCTGTCAACGACTCGCGCAAGCATCCCACGGCGACATCCTGGTCTTCCTCGACGCCGACGTGCAGTTGCGTCCCGATGCGGCGAGGGCTGCGGCGGGACTGTTGGCCGACGTGGATCTGGTGTGCCCCTACCCCCATCAGCAGGTGAACAGCCCATTGCAGGTCCTGGTGCAGCCGCTGCTGCAATGGTCATGGCTGAGCTTCCTGCCACTGCGCCTGGCCGAGCGCTCCTCCCATCCCCTGCTGTCCGCGGGCAACGGACAGTTCCTCGTGGTGCGCCGCGATGCCTACTTCGCCGCCGGTGGGCACGCGGCGGTCCGCGACCAGGTATTGGAGGATCTTGCGCTTGTGCGCCGGTTCAAGGCGACCGGGCACACGGTGGCGATGGCCGACGGCACCGACCTGGCCGACTGCCGGATGTATGCCGACGACCGGGAACTCATCGAGGGCTACACCAAATCCCTGCACGACGCGTTCGGCCCGGCCACGGTGGTTCTGCTCGCCGCTCTTTACGTGGCGCCACCGGTGGTCGCCCTGCTGACCCGCGACCGCTTGACGCGGTGGCTGGGCCTGGCCGGCTACGGGGCGGCGGTGATGGGCCGGGTGGCCGTGGCGCGCCGCATGCGACAGCCCGTGTGGGCCTGTGTGTTGCACCCGCTGTCGATCCTTGCCCTGATCGGCATCCGGGAGCGGTCCGTGCAGGCCCATCGTCGCGGGACGATCACGTGGCGGGGACGCTCCATCAGCGCTGGGTGA
- a CDS encoding phytoene/squalene synthase family protein has protein sequence MSNRELLAAGITDPVLQASYRRCRRLNAEHGKTYFLATRLLPPAKRPFVHALYGLARYADEIVDAIDPAFTAQQRSEALGHWSERFLTDLARGHSEDPVAAAAVDTAVRWTIPAEHFEAFFHSMRMDLTVESYATFEELTEYFYGSAAVIGVQMVPILEPRSDRAYEHARDLGIAFQLANFIRDVGEDLQRGRIYLPLAELAAHGVTPADVRARRVDDNWREALAEQIGRVRQLQARANPGIGMLAADSQPCIAAASELYCGIVDEVEANDYDVFTRRARVPWSRRLAVAGPAAARALRAR, from the coding sequence GTGTCGAACAGGGAGTTGCTGGCAGCGGGGATCACCGACCCGGTGCTGCAGGCCTCATACCGTCGCTGCCGGCGCCTCAACGCCGAGCACGGAAAGACGTACTTCCTGGCCACACGTCTGCTCCCGCCGGCCAAACGACCGTTCGTCCATGCCCTCTACGGTCTGGCCCGCTACGCCGACGAGATCGTCGACGCGATCGACCCGGCGTTCACCGCCCAGCAACGCTCCGAGGCCCTGGGCCACTGGTCCGAGCGCTTCCTGACCGACCTGGCGCGTGGGCACAGCGAGGACCCGGTGGCAGCGGCCGCGGTGGACACCGCTGTTCGCTGGACCATTCCTGCCGAGCACTTCGAGGCGTTCTTCCACTCGATGCGCATGGATCTGACCGTGGAGTCCTACGCGACCTTCGAGGAGCTCACCGAGTACTTTTACGGGTCGGCGGCCGTGATCGGTGTGCAGATGGTCCCGATCCTCGAGCCCCGCAGCGACCGGGCGTACGAGCATGCCCGTGATCTGGGAATCGCCTTCCAGTTGGCGAACTTCATCCGCGATGTGGGCGAGGACCTGCAGCGTGGCCGCATCTACCTGCCGCTGGCCGAGCTCGCCGCCCATGGGGTGACCCCGGCCGACGTGCGGGCCCGCCGCGTCGACGACAACTGGCGGGAGGCACTTGCCGAACAGATCGGCCGGGTCCGTCAGTTACAGGCCCGCGCGAATCCCGGTATCGGCATGCTGGCTGCGGACTCCCAGCCGTGCATTGCCGCGGCAAGCGAGTTGTACTGCGGGATCGTCGACGAGGTCGAGGCCAACGACTACGACGTGTTCACCAGGCGCGCCAGGGTGCCGTGGTCTCGGCGACTCGCAGTGGCTGGCCCCGCAGCCGCCAGAGCCTTACGGGCCCGTTGA
- the crtI gene encoding phytoene desaturase translates to MFTVQGATQRVVVVGAGLAGLSAALRLAGAGREVVVLEREQRPGGRAGRLEIGGYSFDTGPTVLTMPDLIEDAFAAVGEDYRDWLDLIPLDPAYRAFYPDGSTMDVFADPERMAAEIEARIGPGEAAGYRRFVDYVAQMYRLEIRDFIDRNIDSPLDLITPNLARLVALGGFGRLQRRVDSFLSDPRTRRLFSFQAMYAGLSPYRALALYSVISYMDSVAGVFLPRGGMHALPVAMADAAVKHGVTIHYGVTVESVETVGDRATAVITTDGDRFPADAVVLNPDLPVAYRDLLGLDARRLERLDYSPSCWLLLAGSSAHYSKIAHHNIHFGRAWRQSFDEVLSGNLMSDPSFLVTNPTHTDPTLAPPGKQSYYVLFITPNTRGSVAWPNPRFQDEALRVMEERGYTGFSDAIEVSDITDPAGWQARGMEAGAPFSAAHSLFQTGPFRSANHWGANVVFTGSGTQPGVGVPMVLVSGRLAAERIVGPDPAYRSAAWR, encoded by the coding sequence ATGTTCACCGTGCAGGGGGCGACCCAGCGAGTCGTCGTGGTCGGGGCGGGGCTGGCCGGGCTGTCAGCGGCACTGCGCCTGGCCGGGGCGGGCCGCGAGGTGGTCGTGCTCGAGCGGGAGCAGCGACCCGGCGGCCGCGCGGGCCGGCTGGAGATCGGCGGCTACTCCTTCGACACCGGACCCACGGTGCTGACCATGCCCGACCTCATCGAGGACGCCTTCGCGGCAGTGGGCGAGGACTACCGCGATTGGCTGGATCTGATCCCCCTCGACCCTGCGTATCGCGCCTTCTACCCCGACGGTTCCACCATGGACGTGTTCGCGGATCCCGAGCGGATGGCGGCGGAGATCGAGGCCCGGATCGGCCCCGGCGAGGCGGCCGGCTACCGCCGGTTCGTGGACTACGTGGCGCAGATGTACCGGCTGGAGATCCGCGACTTCATCGACCGCAACATCGACAGCCCGCTGGACCTGATCACCCCGAATCTCGCCCGACTCGTGGCGCTCGGCGGTTTCGGTCGCCTGCAGCGCCGCGTGGATTCCTTCTTGTCCGACCCGCGCACCCGGCGCCTGTTCTCGTTCCAGGCGATGTACGCCGGGCTGTCCCCCTACCGGGCGCTGGCGCTGTACTCGGTCATCTCCTACATGGATTCCGTGGCGGGGGTATTCCTCCCCCGCGGTGGCATGCACGCCCTGCCGGTGGCCATGGCCGACGCCGCGGTGAAGCACGGTGTCACGATCCACTACGGAGTCACGGTGGAGTCCGTGGAGACGGTCGGCGACCGGGCAACCGCCGTGATCACCACGGATGGTGACCGGTTCCCCGCCGACGCCGTCGTGCTCAACCCGGACCTGCCAGTCGCATACCGCGATCTGCTCGGCCTCGACGCCCGGCGGCTGGAGCGCCTCGACTACTCGCCGAGTTGTTGGCTCCTGCTCGCCGGGTCCTCTGCGCACTACTCGAAGATCGCGCACCACAACATCCACTTCGGCCGCGCGTGGCGGCAGTCGTTCGACGAGGTGCTCAGCGGCAACCTCATGAGCGACCCGAGCTTCCTGGTGACCAACCCCACCCATACCGACCCCACCCTGGCGCCACCCGGCAAGCAGAGTTACTACGTCCTGTTCATCACGCCGAACACCCGGGGCTCGGTGGCCTGGCCCAACCCGCGGTTCCAGGACGAGGCACTGCGGGTCATGGAAGAGCGCGGCTACACCGGCTTCAGCGACGCGATCGAGGTGTCGGACATCACGGACCCGGCGGGGTGGCAGGCCCGCGGCATGGAGGCCGGCGCACCGTTCAGCGCCGCTCACTCACTGTTCCAGACCGGGCCGTTCCGTTCCGCCAACCACTGGGGAGCAAACGTGGTCTTCACCGGGTCAGGGACCCAGCCCGGCGTCGGGGTGCCAATGGTCCTTGTCAGTGGCCGGCTGGCTGCCGAACGGATCGTGGGGCCGGACCCCGCATACCGCTCGGCCGCTTGGCGCTGA
- a CDS encoding polyprenyl synthetase family protein — MPETVADIDVLLADLRAHFGDTVDQFVRDQVGVLTAISTDLLPLLDTLKDLLDGGKRLRPTFAYWGWRSAGGRPDGPILTAAAALEFLQACALIHDDVMDGSDTRRGKPAAHRRLASMHRSHGYLGSPEDFGVGSAILLGDLCLSWSDELLMASGLDTPALAAAKPIFDEMRTELMAGQYLDLLEQVRGEYDLDNALVVARYKSAKYTVERPLHIGAAAAGADAAHLQALTDFGIPVGEAFQLRDDLLGVFGDPQETGKPAGDDLREGKRTALIALTWSRADAMQRDLLRRHLGDPAITGAMVDQLRDVITDTGARAAVETMIDQRAEAAATVVAAMDLDDTTRTAFDRLLVMATRRST, encoded by the coding sequence ATGCCGGAAACCGTCGCCGATATCGACGTCCTCCTCGCCGATCTGCGCGCGCATTTCGGCGACACGGTCGACCAGTTCGTGCGCGACCAAGTCGGGGTGCTGACTGCGATCAGTACTGATCTGCTCCCCCTGCTGGACACACTCAAGGACCTCCTCGACGGCGGCAAGCGTCTGCGGCCGACGTTCGCGTACTGGGGATGGCGCAGCGCCGGCGGCCGCCCGGACGGACCCATCCTGACCGCAGCGGCAGCGCTGGAGTTCCTGCAGGCCTGTGCACTGATCCACGACGATGTCATGGACGGATCCGACACCCGCCGCGGCAAGCCTGCCGCCCACCGACGGCTGGCGTCGATGCACCGGTCCCACGGTTACTTGGGCTCACCGGAGGATTTCGGCGTCGGCTCGGCGATCCTGCTCGGCGACCTCTGCCTGAGCTGGTCCGACGAGTTGCTGATGGCCAGCGGCCTGGACACCCCGGCCCTGGCCGCAGCCAAGCCCATCTTCGACGAGATGCGCACCGAGCTCATGGCTGGGCAGTATCTCGACCTCCTCGAGCAGGTACGCGGAGAGTACGACCTCGACAACGCCCTGGTGGTCGCCCGCTACAAGTCGGCCAAATACACCGTGGAACGCCCCCTGCACATCGGTGCGGCAGCGGCGGGCGCGGACGCCGCCCACCTGCAGGCCCTCACGGACTTCGGGATCCCGGTCGGCGAGGCGTTCCAGCTGCGTGACGACCTGCTCGGGGTCTTCGGCGACCCGCAGGAGACCGGCAAACCCGCCGGTGACGACCTGCGCGAGGGCAAGCGCACGGCACTGATCGCGCTGACCTGGAGCCGGGCCGACGCCATGCAGCGCGACCTGCTGCGCCGGCATCTCGGTGACCCGGCCATCACCGGCGCCATGGTCGACCAGTTGCGCGATGTGATCACCGACACCGGTGCCCGGGCCGCGGTGGAAACCATGATCGACCAGCGGGCCGAGGCGGCTGCCACAGTGGTCGCGGCCATGGACCTTGACGACACCACGCGGACCGCCTTCGACCGGCTGCTGGTCATGGCCACCCGCCGGAGCACGTGA
- a CDS encoding CDP-alcohol phosphatidyltransferase family protein produces the protein MTRSEYFERWAVLHGGLDPRTSIPVQAWLTVTYALARPLAAMRMSPNAVTILGMLVALTVPYLVVRELYLIGGVVALVAGIIDNLDGAVAIMTGRSSDFGYVLDSVADRFGDVALLVGLALAAANPWPAVGAAFLAFMQEYTRARAAGVGFTEIGVISLSERPTRVLISGMFLIATAVAGPVWAQVGGWAALLVGMLGFGQVLWAVRTRLDTR, from the coding sequence GTGACGCGCAGCGAGTACTTCGAGCGCTGGGCGGTCCTGCACGGTGGGCTGGACCCCCGCACGTCGATTCCGGTGCAGGCCTGGCTGACCGTCACGTACGCACTCGCCCGGCCGCTTGCGGCGATGCGGATGTCGCCGAACGCGGTGACGATCCTGGGGATGCTGGTCGCGCTTACTGTGCCGTACTTGGTGGTCCGCGAGCTGTATCTGATCGGCGGGGTCGTGGCGCTGGTGGCCGGGATCATCGACAACCTCGACGGCGCGGTGGCGATCATGACCGGGCGCAGCTCTGACTTCGGTTACGTCCTGGACAGCGTTGCCGACAGGTTCGGCGACGTCGCCCTGCTCGTGGGCCTGGCGCTGGCCGCGGCCAACCCGTGGCCCGCGGTCGGTGCGGCGTTCCTGGCCTTCATGCAGGAGTACACCCGGGCCCGGGCCGCCGGGGTGGGCTTCACGGAGATCGGTGTGATCAGCCTCTCGGAGCGGCCCACCCGGGTGCTGATCAGCGGGATGTTCCTCATCGCGACTGCTGTGGCCGGCCCCGTGTGGGCGCAGGTGGGCGGATGGGCGGCGTTGCTGGTGGGCATGCTCGGCTTCGGCCAGGTCCTGTGGGCGGTGCGCACCCGGCTGGACACCCGCTGA
- the mptB gene encoding polyprenol phosphomannose-dependent alpha 1,6 mannosyltransferase MptB — MDVTDAPRRHSFFVHYVVVGLVGSIIVAIGSLGVGWLPVNTALYGNPVVEALRSPGVGVALARFCVIVGMALVLQAWLVLGYDVLRGRIEKLTPLWWTLVAWCAPLLLTPPLFSRDVYAYFTQGKLLIEGLNPYDVGVAAESGWFNDGADPLWAESPTPYGPLFLLIERGVAQFVGPHPVWAAIAFRLWAVLAVAILAVAVPALAQRHGISAPKALWLAVLNPLVIMHFVAGAHNDALMAAAVVVGLLWAVDYHPIAGTLALAVGVAIKPIALVALPFIGLIWAGVHAGWWDRIRCWLASGAVAGVVVVGLGLVSGTGLGWIAALSTPGAIRTWLSPPTAVGMVVGVLCAPSDSATTWTSPWW, encoded by the coding sequence GTGGATGTGACCGACGCGCCCCGACGGCACTCGTTCTTCGTCCACTACGTCGTGGTCGGTCTGGTCGGATCCATCATCGTGGCCATCGGGTCGCTGGGGGTGGGGTGGCTGCCGGTCAACACCGCGTTGTACGGCAACCCCGTCGTCGAGGCGCTGCGGTCGCCCGGAGTGGGTGTGGCGCTTGCGAGATTCTGCGTGATCGTCGGCATGGCGCTGGTGCTGCAGGCCTGGTTGGTGCTCGGTTACGACGTCCTGCGAGGCAGGATCGAGAAGCTGACACCTCTGTGGTGGACCCTGGTCGCCTGGTGTGCGCCGCTCCTGCTCACGCCACCGCTGTTCAGCAGGGACGTCTATGCGTACTTCACGCAGGGCAAGTTGCTGATCGAGGGGCTCAATCCCTATGACGTGGGTGTGGCCGCCGAGTCCGGGTGGTTCAACGACGGAGCCGATCCCCTGTGGGCCGAGTCGCCCACGCCCTACGGCCCGTTGTTCCTGCTCATCGAGCGCGGCGTGGCGCAGTTCGTGGGCCCGCACCCGGTGTGGGCCGCGATCGCCTTCCGCTTGTGGGCGGTCCTGGCGGTGGCGATCCTGGCGGTGGCGGTGCCGGCACTGGCGCAGCGGCACGGCATCAGTGCGCCGAAGGCGCTGTGGCTGGCGGTGCTCAACCCCCTGGTGATCATGCACTTCGTGGCCGGTGCACACAACGACGCACTGATGGCGGCGGCGGTGGTGGTGGGGCTGTTGTGGGCCGTGGACTACCACCCGATCGCGGGCACCCTGGCGCTGGCCGTCGGTGTGGCGATCAAACCCATCGCCCTGGTGGCCTTGCCTTTCATCGGGTTGATATGGGCCGGGGTGCACGCCGGATGGTGGGACCGGATCCGGTGCTGGCTGGCGTCCGGGGCGGTAGCGGGTGTCGTGGTCGTCGGGCTCGGGTTGGTTTCCGGGACCGGGCTGGGGTGGATCGCGGCGTTGTCGACACCGGGTGCGATCAGGACGTGGCTGTCACCGCCGACGGCGGTCGGCATGGTGGTCGGGGTGCTGTGCGCGCCGTCGGACTCGGCGACCACGTGGACCTCACCGTGGTGGTGA
- a CDS encoding YbaK/EbsC family protein produces the protein MEGLPSGVRKVQATLQDLGLTERVRELPESAATAASAAQALGVDKAAIGNSLIFEADGGPLLVVISGAHRVDLLKLAALTDSRRVHRADPSFVRLHTGQPIGGVSPVGHPRPIETLVDVTLSRQRQVWVSAGHPQFVFRTRYDELLRITAGNAGEVGEAPAE, from the coding sequence ATGGAGGGTCTTCCGTCAGGTGTGCGCAAAGTCCAGGCGACACTGCAGGATCTCGGCCTCACCGAACGAGTGCGTGAGCTTCCAGAATCGGCGGCCACCGCCGCATCCGCGGCGCAGGCACTCGGTGTTGACAAGGCCGCGATCGGCAACTCGCTGATCTTCGAAGCGGATGGCGGACCGTTGCTCGTCGTCATCTCCGGGGCGCATCGCGTGGACCTGCTGAAACTCGCCGCACTCACCGACAGCCGGCGTGTGCACCGTGCCGACCCCTCCTTCGTACGCCTGCACACCGGCCAGCCGATCGGCGGCGTGTCACCGGTCGGGCACCCCCGGCCGATCGAAACCCTCGTGGACGTCACCCTCTCCCGGCAGCGCCAGGTGTGGGTGAGCGCAGGGCACCCCCAATTCGTCTTCCGCACCAGATACGACGAGTTGCTGCGTATCACCGCCGGCAATGCCGGCGAGGTCGGCGAGGCCCCCGCGGAATGA
- a CDS encoding carotenoid biosynthesis protein gives MPGPRPVGEPALDSPLAAAGLTAWDLFLDPQMVGEGYWVWESADPALPGIPGIPAQNYAGWLLSTLVLMTMLNRLPRTQVDLVVPRVLYGWMWIGGIIANAFFLDRPAVALVGGIGMAVLGIPALWARRTP, from the coding sequence GTGCCTGGTCCTCGCCCGGTCGGTGAGCCGGCGCTGGACAGTCCCCTGGCCGCCGCCGGCCTGACTGCGTGGGACCTGTTCCTCGACCCGCAGATGGTCGGCGAGGGTTACTGGGTGTGGGAGTCGGCAGACCCCGCATTACCTGGCATCCCCGGGATCCCGGCGCAGAACTATGCCGGCTGGCTGCTCAGCACGCTGGTGCTGATGACCATGCTGAACCGTCTGCCGCGGACGCAAGTTGACCTGGTGGTACCGCGCGTGCTGTACGGATGGATGTGGATCGGCGGCATCATCGCCAACGCGTTCTTCCTGGACCGTCCCGCGGTGGCGCTCGTCGGGGGCATCGGCATGGCCGTGCTGGGCATTCCGGCACTGTGGGCCCGGCGAACGCCATGA